A region of Ictidomys tridecemlineatus isolate mIctTri1 chromosome 4, mIctTri1.hap1, whole genome shotgun sequence DNA encodes the following proteins:
- the Nol6 gene encoding nucleolar protein 6 isoform X1, producing MGPAPTGQQLRGATGGPEVIEPSFEGTGKKGKKPSSRKRGVTESQAENLLQPVKLSKAELYKEPTNEELNRLRETEILFHSSLLRLQVEELLKEVRLSEKKKDRIDAFLLEVNHRIKRVPSTPESELTDQAWLPAGIRVPFHQVPYTVKGSFHFLPPAQVTVVGSYLLGTCIRPDITVDMALTMPREILQDKDLLNQRYFRKRALYLAHLAHHLAQDPLFGSVRFSYTNGCHMKPSLLLRPHGKDERLVTVRLHPCPPSDFFRPCRLLPTKNNVRSAWYRGQSPPEDGKPDPPTPHYNTWVLQDTALGSHVQLLSNVLGSAPGLKDGVALLKVWLRQRELDKGLGGFSGFLISMLVAFLVSTRKIHTTMSGYQVLRSVLQFLATTDLTVNGISLCLSSDPSLPALADFHQAFPVVFLDPSGRLNLCADVTASTYHQVQHEARLSMTLLDSKTDDGFQLLLMTPKPMIRAFDHVLHLRPLSRLQAACHQLKLWPELQDNGGDYISASLGPLTTLLEKGLGSRLQLLAHSRPPVPEWDINQDPPKHKDSGTLTLGLLLQPEGLTTVLELGPEADQPEAVEFRQFWGSRSELRRFQDGAIREAVVWEAASLCQKRLIPHKVVTHLLALHADIPDNCVHYVGGFLDALLQGLKETSSTGEEALAVAICYYDDLSRMLWGLEGLPLTVSAVQGAHPVLRYTEVFPPTPVQPACSFYEQLRERASLLPRLDKPCPAYVEPISMVCHLEGSGQWPQEAEAIRRVRAAFQLRLAELLRQQHGLLCRATATHTDVLKDGFVFRIRVAYQREPQILKEVRSPQGMISLRDTPESLRLERDTRHLPLLTSALHGLQQQHPAFSGVARLAKRWVRAQLLGEGFSDESLDLVAAALFLHPEPFTPPSSPQVGFLRFLSLVSTFDWKNNPLIVNLNNELTAEEQVEIRSSFLAARTRLPVMVIITPQDRKSSVWTQDGPSAQILQQLVILAAKALPVLEKQLMDPWGPGDIRTVFRPPLDMYDVLIHLYARHIPRHRQAVDSPAASFCRGLLNKPGPSSLMPVLGYDPPQLYLAQLRAAFGDLALFFYDQHGGEVIGVLWKPTSFQPQPFKASSTKGHMVVSQSGELVLLPNIEAILEDFAVMGEGLVQAVEARSERWTV from the exons ATGGGGCCAGCCCCTACAGGACAGCAGCTGCGCGGAGCAACTGGAGGCCCCGAG GTGATAGAACCATCCTTTGAAGGCACAGGTAAGAAGGGGAAGAAGCCATCCTCAAGAAAGCGTGGAGTGACTGAGTCCCAAGCAGagaaccttctgcaaccagtGAAGCTCAGCAAGGCAGAATTATACAAGGAGCCTACCAATGAGGAGCTAAATCGCCTTCGGGAAACCGAGATCCTATTCCACTCCAGCTTGCTTCGTTTACAG GTAGAGGAGCTACTAAAGGAAGTGAGGCtatcagaaaagaagaaggatCGGATTGATGCCTTCCTACTGGAGGTCAACCATCGGATCAAGAGGGTGCCCTCAACCCCTGAGTCAGAA CTCACTGACCAGGCATGGCTCCCTGCTGGAATTCGAGTTCCCTTTCACCAAGTGCCCTATACTGTGAAGGGCTCTTTCCACTTCCTTCCTCCAGCCCAGGTCACTGTTGTGGGCAGCTATCTTCTGGGCACCTGCATTCGGCCAGACATCACTGTGGATATGGCACTGACCATGCCCAGG GAAATCCTACAGGACAAAGACCTGTTGAACCAGCGCTATTTCCGCAAGCGTGCTCTTTACCtggcccacttggctcaccacttGGCCCAAGATCCACTCTTTGGCAGCGTTCGTTTCTCCTATACCAATGGCTGTCACATGAAACCCTCACTGCTGCTGCGGCCACATG GGAAAGATGAGCGCTTGGTCACTGTACGTTTGCATCCATGCCCTCCATCTGATTTCTTCCGCCCATGCCGCTTGTTGCCAACAAAGAACAATGTGCGTTCTGCCTGGTACCGAGGGCAGAGTCCTCCAGAGGATG GTAAACCAGACCCCCCTACCCCCCACTACAACACATGGGTTCTGCAGGATACAGCTCTAGGGTCCCATGTGCAGCTGCTATCAAATGTGCTCGGCTCTGCCCCAGGACTGAAGGATGGTGTGGCACTTCTGAAGGTctggctgaggcagagggagctGGACAAG GGCCTAGGTGGGTTTAGTGGATTCCTAATCTCCATGTTGGTTGCCTTCCTCGTGTCCACACGCAAGATCCACACCACCATGAGCGGCTACCAGGTCCTGAGAAGTGTCTTGCAGTTTCTGG CCACCACAGATCTGACAGTCAATGGGATCAGTTTATGTCTCAGCTCAGATCCCTCTTTG CCGGCTCTAGCTGATTTCCACCAGGCCTTTCCTGTTGTCTTCTTGGACCCCTCAGGCCGTCTCAACCTCTGTGCTGATGTCACTGCCTCCACTTACCACCAG GTACAGCATGAGGCACGGCTATCTATGACATTGCTGGACAGCAAAACTGATGATGGATTCCAGCTGCTCTTGATGACTCCTAAACCCATGATCCGGGCTTTTGACCATGTCCTGCA TCTCCGTCCACTGAGTCGCCTGCAGGCTGCATGTCACCAGCTGAAGCTCTGGCCTGAGCTGCAGGACAATGGTGGTGATTATATCTCTGCTTCTTTGGGCCCACTAACTACCCTCCTGGAGAAGGGTCTGGGGTCCCGGCTGCAGCTTCTGGCCCACTCTCGGCCCCCAGTCCCAGAG TGGGACATCAATCAAGATCCACCAAAGCACAAAGACTCTGGGACCCTGACCCTGGGATTGCTCCTCCAGCCTGAGGGACTGACCACTGTCCTTGAGCTGGGTCCAGAGGCTGACCAGCCTGAG GCTGTTGAATTCCGCCAGTTCTGGGGGTCCCGTTCAGAGCTTCGGCGTTTCCAGGATGGAGCCATTCGGGAAGCTGTGGTCTGGGAGGCAGCCTCTCTGTGCCAGAAGCGCCTTATCCCCCACAAAGTGGTCACCCACCTCTTGGCACT CCATGCTGACATCCCAGATAACTGTGTCCACTATGTGGGGGGCTTTCTGGATGCACTGCTCCAAGGCCTGAAAGAG ACCTCTAGCACAGGTGAGGAGGCCCTGGCAGTGGCCATATGTTACTACGACGACCTCAGCCGCATGCTGTGGGGATTGGAAGGTCTCCCACTGACTGTGTCTGCTGTTCAGGGAGCTCATCCAGTGCTGCGCTACACAGAG GTATTCCCACCAACCCCAGTCCAACCAGCTTGCTCCTTCTATGAGCAACTCCGGGAACGGGCATCTCTGTTGCCGCGGCTGGATAAACCCTGCCCAGCATATGTGGAGCCCATATCCA tgGTTTGTCACTTGGAAGGCAGTGGTCAGTGGCCACAGGAAGCTGAGGCCATACGACGAGTCCGAGCTGCCTTCCAGCTACGCCTGGCAGAGCTGCTGAGGCAGCAGCACGGACTGCTGTGCCGTGCCACTGCCACACATACTGATGTCCTCAAG GATGGGTTTGTGTTCCGCATTCGTGTGGCCTATCAGCGGGAGCCTCAGATCCTGAAGGAGGTGCGGAGCCCTCAGGGGATGATCTCACTGAGGGATACACCTGAGTCTCTCCGTCTTGAGAGAGACACAAGGCACTTGCCCCTGCTCACGAGTGCTCTGCATGG ACTCCAACAGCAGCATCCAGCTTTCTCTGGTGTGGCTCGACTGGCCAAGCGGTGGGTGCGAGCCCAGCTTCTAGGTGAGGGGTTTTCTGATGAGAGCCTGGATCTGGTGGCTGCTGCCCTTTTCCTGCACCCTGAGCCCTTCACCCCTCCTAG CTCCCCACAGGTTGGCTTCCTTCGATTCCTTTCCCTGGTATCAACTTTCGATTGGAAGAACAACCCCCTCATTGTCAATCTCAACAATGAGCTTACTG cGGAGGAACAGGTGGAGATTCGTAGTAGCTTCTTGGCAGCTCGGACACGACTCCCTGTCATGGTCATTATTACTCCCCAGGACCGTAAAAGCTCTGTGTGGACACAAGATGGACCGTCAGCCCAG ATCCTTCAGCAGCTTGTGATCCTAGCAGCCAAGGCCCTGCCTGTCCTAGAGAAGCAGCTCATGGATCCTTGGGGCCCTGGGGACATCAGG ACCGTGTTCCGGCCACCCTTGGACATGTATGATGTGCTGATCCACCTGTATGCCCGCCATATTCCTCGGCACCGCCAGGCTGTGGACTCTCCAGCTGCCTCCTTCTGCCGTGGTTTGCTCAATAAGCCAGGGCCCTCGTCCCTGATGCCTGTGTTGGGCTATGATCCTCCTCAACTCTACCTTGCACAGCTCAGG GCGGCATTTGGGGATCTGGCCCTTTTCTTTTATGACCAGCATGGTGGAGAGGTGATTGGTGTCCTCTGGAAGCCCACCAGCTTCCAGCCCCAGCCTTTCAAG GCTTCTAGCACAAAGGGACACATGGTTGTATCTCAGAGTGGAGAGTTAGTGCTGCTGCCCAACATAGAAGCAATCCTTGAGGACTTTGCTGTGATGGGAGAAGGCCTGGTGCAGGCTGTAGAAGCCCGAAGTGAGAGGTGGACTGTGTGA
- the Nol6 gene encoding nucleolar protein 6 isoform X2, which yields MALTMPREILQDKDLLNQRYFRKRALYLAHLAHHLAQDPLFGSVRFSYTNGCHMKPSLLLRPHGKDERLVTVRLHPCPPSDFFRPCRLLPTKNNVRSAWYRGQSPPEDGKPDPPTPHYNTWVLQDTALGSHVQLLSNVLGSAPGLKDGVALLKVWLRQRELDKGLGGFSGFLISMLVAFLVSTRKIHTTMSGYQVLRSVLQFLATTDLTVNGISLCLSSDPSLPALADFHQAFPVVFLDPSGRLNLCADVTASTYHQVQHEARLSMTLLDSKTDDGFQLLLMTPKPMIRAFDHVLHLRPLSRLQAACHQLKLWPELQDNGGDYISASLGPLTTLLEKGLGSRLQLLAHSRPPVPEWDINQDPPKHKDSGTLTLGLLLQPEGLTTVLELGPEADQPEAVEFRQFWGSRSELRRFQDGAIREAVVWEAASLCQKRLIPHKVVTHLLALHADIPDNCVHYVGGFLDALLQGLKETSSTGEEALAVAICYYDDLSRMLWGLEGLPLTVSAVQGAHPVLRYTEVFPPTPVQPACSFYEQLRERASLLPRLDKPCPAYVEPISMVCHLEGSGQWPQEAEAIRRVRAAFQLRLAELLRQQHGLLCRATATHTDVLKDGFVFRIRVAYQREPQILKEVRSPQGMISLRDTPESLRLERDTRHLPLLTSALHGLQQQHPAFSGVARLAKRWVRAQLLGEGFSDESLDLVAAALFLHPEPFTPPSSPQVGFLRFLSLVSTFDWKNNPLIVNLNNELTAEEQVEIRSSFLAARTRLPVMVIITPQDRKSSVWTQDGPSAQILQQLVILAAKALPVLEKQLMDPWGPGDIRTVFRPPLDMYDVLIHLYARHIPRHRQAVDSPAASFCRGLLNKPGPSSLMPVLGYDPPQLYLAQLRAAFGDLALFFYDQHGGEVIGVLWKPTSFQPQPFKASSTKGHMVVSQSGELVLLPNIEAILEDFAVMGEGLVQAVEARSERWTV from the exons ATGGCACTGACCATGCCCAGG GAAATCCTACAGGACAAAGACCTGTTGAACCAGCGCTATTTCCGCAAGCGTGCTCTTTACCtggcccacttggctcaccacttGGCCCAAGATCCACTCTTTGGCAGCGTTCGTTTCTCCTATACCAATGGCTGTCACATGAAACCCTCACTGCTGCTGCGGCCACATG GGAAAGATGAGCGCTTGGTCACTGTACGTTTGCATCCATGCCCTCCATCTGATTTCTTCCGCCCATGCCGCTTGTTGCCAACAAAGAACAATGTGCGTTCTGCCTGGTACCGAGGGCAGAGTCCTCCAGAGGATG GTAAACCAGACCCCCCTACCCCCCACTACAACACATGGGTTCTGCAGGATACAGCTCTAGGGTCCCATGTGCAGCTGCTATCAAATGTGCTCGGCTCTGCCCCAGGACTGAAGGATGGTGTGGCACTTCTGAAGGTctggctgaggcagagggagctGGACAAG GGCCTAGGTGGGTTTAGTGGATTCCTAATCTCCATGTTGGTTGCCTTCCTCGTGTCCACACGCAAGATCCACACCACCATGAGCGGCTACCAGGTCCTGAGAAGTGTCTTGCAGTTTCTGG CCACCACAGATCTGACAGTCAATGGGATCAGTTTATGTCTCAGCTCAGATCCCTCTTTG CCGGCTCTAGCTGATTTCCACCAGGCCTTTCCTGTTGTCTTCTTGGACCCCTCAGGCCGTCTCAACCTCTGTGCTGATGTCACTGCCTCCACTTACCACCAG GTACAGCATGAGGCACGGCTATCTATGACATTGCTGGACAGCAAAACTGATGATGGATTCCAGCTGCTCTTGATGACTCCTAAACCCATGATCCGGGCTTTTGACCATGTCCTGCA TCTCCGTCCACTGAGTCGCCTGCAGGCTGCATGTCACCAGCTGAAGCTCTGGCCTGAGCTGCAGGACAATGGTGGTGATTATATCTCTGCTTCTTTGGGCCCACTAACTACCCTCCTGGAGAAGGGTCTGGGGTCCCGGCTGCAGCTTCTGGCCCACTCTCGGCCCCCAGTCCCAGAG TGGGACATCAATCAAGATCCACCAAAGCACAAAGACTCTGGGACCCTGACCCTGGGATTGCTCCTCCAGCCTGAGGGACTGACCACTGTCCTTGAGCTGGGTCCAGAGGCTGACCAGCCTGAG GCTGTTGAATTCCGCCAGTTCTGGGGGTCCCGTTCAGAGCTTCGGCGTTTCCAGGATGGAGCCATTCGGGAAGCTGTGGTCTGGGAGGCAGCCTCTCTGTGCCAGAAGCGCCTTATCCCCCACAAAGTGGTCACCCACCTCTTGGCACT CCATGCTGACATCCCAGATAACTGTGTCCACTATGTGGGGGGCTTTCTGGATGCACTGCTCCAAGGCCTGAAAGAG ACCTCTAGCACAGGTGAGGAGGCCCTGGCAGTGGCCATATGTTACTACGACGACCTCAGCCGCATGCTGTGGGGATTGGAAGGTCTCCCACTGACTGTGTCTGCTGTTCAGGGAGCTCATCCAGTGCTGCGCTACACAGAG GTATTCCCACCAACCCCAGTCCAACCAGCTTGCTCCTTCTATGAGCAACTCCGGGAACGGGCATCTCTGTTGCCGCGGCTGGATAAACCCTGCCCAGCATATGTGGAGCCCATATCCA tgGTTTGTCACTTGGAAGGCAGTGGTCAGTGGCCACAGGAAGCTGAGGCCATACGACGAGTCCGAGCTGCCTTCCAGCTACGCCTGGCAGAGCTGCTGAGGCAGCAGCACGGACTGCTGTGCCGTGCCACTGCCACACATACTGATGTCCTCAAG GATGGGTTTGTGTTCCGCATTCGTGTGGCCTATCAGCGGGAGCCTCAGATCCTGAAGGAGGTGCGGAGCCCTCAGGGGATGATCTCACTGAGGGATACACCTGAGTCTCTCCGTCTTGAGAGAGACACAAGGCACTTGCCCCTGCTCACGAGTGCTCTGCATGG ACTCCAACAGCAGCATCCAGCTTTCTCTGGTGTGGCTCGACTGGCCAAGCGGTGGGTGCGAGCCCAGCTTCTAGGTGAGGGGTTTTCTGATGAGAGCCTGGATCTGGTGGCTGCTGCCCTTTTCCTGCACCCTGAGCCCTTCACCCCTCCTAG CTCCCCACAGGTTGGCTTCCTTCGATTCCTTTCCCTGGTATCAACTTTCGATTGGAAGAACAACCCCCTCATTGTCAATCTCAACAATGAGCTTACTG cGGAGGAACAGGTGGAGATTCGTAGTAGCTTCTTGGCAGCTCGGACACGACTCCCTGTCATGGTCATTATTACTCCCCAGGACCGTAAAAGCTCTGTGTGGACACAAGATGGACCGTCAGCCCAG ATCCTTCAGCAGCTTGTGATCCTAGCAGCCAAGGCCCTGCCTGTCCTAGAGAAGCAGCTCATGGATCCTTGGGGCCCTGGGGACATCAGG ACCGTGTTCCGGCCACCCTTGGACATGTATGATGTGCTGATCCACCTGTATGCCCGCCATATTCCTCGGCACCGCCAGGCTGTGGACTCTCCAGCTGCCTCCTTCTGCCGTGGTTTGCTCAATAAGCCAGGGCCCTCGTCCCTGATGCCTGTGTTGGGCTATGATCCTCCTCAACTCTACCTTGCACAGCTCAGG GCGGCATTTGGGGATCTGGCCCTTTTCTTTTATGACCAGCATGGTGGAGAGGTGATTGGTGTCCTCTGGAAGCCCACCAGCTTCCAGCCCCAGCCTTTCAAG GCTTCTAGCACAAAGGGACACATGGTTGTATCTCAGAGTGGAGAGTTAGTGCTGCTGCCCAACATAGAAGCAATCCTTGAGGACTTTGCTGTGATGGGAGAAGGCCTGGTGCAGGCTGTAGAAGCCCGAAGTGAGAGGTGGACTGTGTGA